The following are from one region of the Rhinoraja longicauda isolate Sanriku21f chromosome 3, sRhiLon1.1, whole genome shotgun sequence genome:
- the LOC144612518 gene encoding 15-hydroxyprostaglandin dehydrogenase [NAD(+)]-like isoform X2 produces MALCGKVALVTGAAQGIGRAFSEALLQQGCKVVLLDLNRSIGETCKEELDREFDRANSLFIACDVGSEEQLKCAFKKAIEHYGGLDILCNNAGINNENNWEKTVDVNLIAVIRGTYLALEHMNKLNGGKGGIIVNVASLAGSIKTGRLRSPCKHHLSGLREHAPSELRQQQGNNGKLLHIQGNRPKADRPLRNIRAFVDCAGTAADTSRGRDERGGDEDNQDQGDPL; encoded by the exons ATGGCTCTGTGTGGCAAAGTGGCCCTGGTGACCGGAGCGGCGCAGGGCATCGGCAGGGCGTTCAGCGAGGCGCTCCTCCAGCAGGGTTGCAAG GTTGTCCTCCTGGACCTGAACCGTAGTATCGGTGAGACATGCAAGGAGGAACTGGATAGAGAGTTTGATCGTGCCAACAGTTTATTCATTGCCTGCGATGTGGGCTCGGAGGAACAGTTGAAAT GTGCTTTTAAGAAAGCAATTGAACACTATGGAGGTTTGGATATACTGTGTAACAACGCCGGAATAAACAATGAAAACAACTGGGAAAAAACAGTCGACGTTAATTTG ATCGCTGTGATACGAGGAACATACTTGGCTTTGGAGCATATGAACAAACTGAATGGTGGGAAAGGAGGAATTATTGTGAACGTGGCCTCTTTAGCAG GCAGCATCAAAACTGGCCGGCTACGGAGTCCGTGTAAACACCATTTGTCCGGCCTTCGTGAACACGCCCCTTCTGAACTCCGTCAACAGCAAGGAAATAATGGGAAACTATTACATATTCAAGGAAACCGTCCAAAAGCTGATCGACCACTACGGAATATTAGA GCCTTCGTTGATTGTGCAGGGACTGCTGCAGATACTTCAAGAGGAAGAGATGAACGGGGCGGTGATGAGGATAACCAAGACCAAGGGGATCCACTTTGA
- the LOC144612518 gene encoding 15-hydroxyprostaglandin dehydrogenase [NAD(+)]-like isoform X1, with the protein MALCGKVALVTGAAQGIGRAFSEALLQQGCKVVLLDLNRSIGETCKEELDREFDRANSLFIACDVGSEEQLKCAFKKAIEHYGGLDILCNNAGINNENNWEKTVDVNLIAVIRGTYLALEHMNKLNGGKGGIIVNVASLAGVYPAPHGPVYTATKHGVVGFTRALAAASKLAGYGVRVNTICPAFVNTPLLNSVNSKEIMGNYYIFKETVQKLIDHYGILEPSLIVQGLLQILQEEEMNGAVMRITKTKGIHFENYESTLIQPQLK; encoded by the exons ATGGCTCTGTGTGGCAAAGTGGCCCTGGTGACCGGAGCGGCGCAGGGCATCGGCAGGGCGTTCAGCGAGGCGCTCCTCCAGCAGGGTTGCAAG GTTGTCCTCCTGGACCTGAACCGTAGTATCGGTGAGACATGCAAGGAGGAACTGGATAGAGAGTTTGATCGTGCCAACAGTTTATTCATTGCCTGCGATGTGGGCTCGGAGGAACAGTTGAAAT GTGCTTTTAAGAAAGCAATTGAACACTATGGAGGTTTGGATATACTGTGTAACAACGCCGGAATAAACAATGAAAACAACTGGGAAAAAACAGTCGACGTTAATTTG ATCGCTGTGATACGAGGAACATACTTGGCTTTGGAGCATATGAACAAACTGAATGGTGGGAAAGGAGGAATTATTGTGAACGTGGCCTCTTTAGCAG GTGTATACCCAGCACCACATGGACCTGTGTACACTGCAACGAAACACGGGGTAGTTGGCTTCACCAGGGCCTTAGCA GCAGCATCAAAACTGGCCGGCTACGGAGTCCGTGTAAACACCATTTGTCCGGCCTTCGTGAACACGCCCCTTCTGAACTCCGTCAACAGCAAGGAAATAATGGGAAACTATTACATATTCAAGGAAACCGTCCAAAAGCTGATCGACCACTACGGAATATTAGA GCCTTCGTTGATTGTGCAGGGACTGCTGCAGATACTTCAAGAGGAAGAGATGAACGGGGCGGTGATGAGGATAACCAAGACCAAGGGGATCCACTTTGAGAACTACGAGTCCACGCTGATTCAGCCACAGCTGAAGTGA